A genomic region of Vitis vinifera cultivar Pinot Noir 40024 chromosome 7, ASM3070453v1 contains the following coding sequences:
- the LOC100267933 gene encoding transcription factor bHLH18 isoform X2, whose amino-acid sequence MQSFGNPVDHGFNFQSFSSDSYSSYLSFSPKTTLSSAVENFQTDIERTAKQLKTNSWESSTSNRITPKASSSSSSQLLSFGNSNSPLPTDVQNFHENLDCTVKPKDEAASHGNMNFASVISKSSYGNQNHGHGTKRVGTPITRNPLNNQDHVIAERKRREKLTQRFIALSAIVPGLKKTDKASVLGDAIKYLKQLQERVKTLEEQTTKKTVESVVSVKKSKLSDNDQNPDSFSDQPLPEIEARVSNKDVLIRIHCVKQKGFAVRILGEIEKLRLRVVNSSVLPFGDYIMDITVVAQMEDEFCTTAKDLVRNLRLAFQHFM is encoded by the exons ATGCAGTCTTTTGGTAACCCAGTTGATCATGGCTTCAATTTTCAGTCTTTTTCCTCTGATAGCTACTCATCTTACCTATCTTTCAGTCCCAAAACCACACTCAGTTCAGCCGTCGAAAATTTTCAGACTGACATAGAGAGGACTGCAAAACAGTTGAAGACCAATAGTTGGGAGTCTTCCACCTCCAACCGTATCACTCCTAAAGCATCTTCATCTTCCTCCTCCCAACTGCTTTCTTTTGGGAACTCAAATTCACCTCTACCAACTGATGTCCAGAACTTCCATGAAAATCTAGACTGCACCGTGAAGCCAAAGGACGAAGCTGCATCTCACGGAAATATGAATTTCGCATCTGTGATTTCGAAGAGCTCATATGGGAACCAAAACCATGGCCATGGGACCAAGAGGGTTGGTACTCCAATAACTAGGAACCCTTTAAACAACCAGGATCATGTAATAGCTGAGAGAAAGCGCCGAGAAAAGCTTACCCAGCGGTTCATAGCTCTTTCAGCCATTGTTCCAGGCCTTAAAAAG ACGGACAAGGCTTCTGTCCTCGGAGATGCTATCAAGTACTTGAAACAGCTCCAAGAACGCGTGAAGACTCTCGAGGAACAAACGACAAAGAAAACAGTGGAATCAGTTGTCTCAGTGAAGAAATCTAAGCTCTCTGATAATGATCAGAACCCTGATAGCTTCTCCGACCAACCACTCCCTGAAATTGAAGCTAGAGTTTCAAACAAGGATGTGCTCATTAGAATCCACTGCGTGAAACAAAAGGGATTTGCTGTGAGAATACTTGGCGAAATCGAGAAGCTTCGTCTAAGAGTCGTCAATAGCAGTGTCTTACCGTTTGGGGATTACATTATGGATATCACTGTCGTTGCTCAG ATGGAAGATGAATTCTGCACGACTGCAAAGGACCTCGTCAGAAACCTCCGACTTGCCTTTCAACACTTCATGTGA
- the LOC100853826 gene encoding probable hexokinase-like 2 protein yields the protein MRKAVVVAAVTTAAMAAAVAVLWSRWKQESERQWRKTRRILRKFARDCATPVSKLWLVADALVSDMNEALTSQETTTLNMPISYVASLPSGDEEGLYYGLNLRGSNFLILRARLRGKNESISELHREEVSIPSNVMGGTSQELFDYIALELAKFISEHEVTTDDTPDRQKALGFIVSYPVDQAAASSGAAIKWRSFSVTDTAGKALASNFNRALEKHGVNLRVLQLVEDAIGHLAGGRYYNRDTVAAITLGMATTAAYVEPTQAVPEYQSSSNKSSEMVISMDWGNFNSCHLPITEFDTFLDAESSNPGSRIFEKLTSGMYLGEIVRRVLLKMAQETALFGEDVPPKLRTPYLLRSPDMAAMHQDTSEDHEVVHEKLMEIFRITNSTPLAREVVAEVCDIVAERGARLAGAGIVGITKKLGRIENKRSAITVEGGLYEHYRVFRNYMHSSVWEMLGNELSDNVVIEHSHGGSGAGAIFLAASQTAEPNS from the exons ATGAGGAAGGCGGTGGTGGTTGCAGCAGTGACCACGGCGGCAATGGCAGCGGCGGTGGCGGTGCTGTGGAGTCGTTGGAAGCAGGAGAGCGAGCgacagtggaggaagactcGACGCATTCTGCGTAAGTTTGCAAGGGACTGCGCCACTCCTGTCTCCAAGCTTTGGCTGGTGGCCGATGCATTGGTGTCTGATATGAATGAAGCGCTCACTTCTCAAGAAACCACCACCCTAAATATGCCCATCTCCTACGTTGCTTCACTTCCCTCTGG GGATGAGGAAGGATTGTACTATGGGTTGAATTTGAGGGGATCCAATTTCTTAATTCTAAGAGCCCGACTTCGGGGGAAGAATGAGAGCATATCTGAACTGCATAGGGAAGAGGTTTCTATCCCCTCCAATGTCATGGGTGGTACTTCTCAG GAATTGTTTGATTATATCGCCCTGGAGCTAGCAAAGTTTATCTCAGAACATGAAGTGACCACTGATGATACACCTGATAGACAAAAAGCTCTGGGTTTTATCGTATCATACCCTGTGGACCAAGCTGCAGCCTCCTCTGGTGCTGCCATTAAATGGAGGAGTTTCTCTGTTACTGACACA GCTGGGAAAGCATTAGCGAGTAACTTCAACCGGGCTCTTGAGAAACACGGCGTGAACTTGCGTGTTTTGCAATTG GTTGAAGATGCTATAGGACATTTGGCTGGAGGTAGATACTACAATAGGGACACCGTGGCTGCAATTACTCTAGGCATGGCCACAACTGCTGCTTATGTAGAACCAACACAAGCAGTTCCTGAATATCAGAGCTCATCAAACAAGTCAAGTGAGATG GTTATTAGCATGGACTGGGGAAACTTCAATTCCTGCCATCTTCCAATCACAGAGTTTGACACTTTTTTAGATGCTGAAAGCTCAAATCCTGGTAGCCGG ATTTTCGAAAAGCTCACTTCAGGAATGTATCTGGGAGAAATTGTGCGAAGAGTCCTACTGAAGATGGCCCAGGAAACAGCTCTATTTGGGGAGGATGTGCCTCCAAAACTCAGAACTCCATACTTATTAAg GTCACCTGATATGGCTGCCATGCATCAAGATACATCAGAGGACCATGAAGTTGTTCACGAGAAGTTGATGGAAATTTTCAGG ATCACAAATTCAACTCCACTAGCAAGAGAAGTGGTAGCCGAGGTATGTGACATAGTTGCAGAACGTGGAGCTCGTCTTGCTGGAGCTGGCATTGTGGGAATCACAAAGAAGCTTGGAAGAATTGAGAACAAGAGAAGCGCGATTACAGTGGAAGGTGGGCTTTATGAGCACTACCGAGTTTTCAGAAATTATATGCATAGTAGCGTTTGGGAGATGCTTGGGAACGAGCTATCAGACAATGTAGTTATTGAGCATTCTCATGGTGGCTCCGGAGCTGGAGCAATCTTTCTCGCTGCTTCGCAGACCGCCGAACCCAATTCCTGA
- the LOC100267933 gene encoding transcription factor bHLH18 isoform X1: MDVSSAKWLTELGIEDPTFIHQYQMQSFGNPVDHGFNFQSFSSDSYSSYLSFSPKTTLSSAVENFQTDIERTAKQLKTNSWESSTSNRITPKASSSSSSQLLSFGNSNSPLPTDVQNFHENLDCTVKPKDEAASHGNMNFASVISKSSYGNQNHGHGTKRVGTPITRNPLNNQDHVIAERKRREKLTQRFIALSAIVPGLKKTDKASVLGDAIKYLKQLQERVKTLEEQTTKKTVESVVSVKKSKLSDNDQNPDSFSDQPLPEIEARVSNKDVLIRIHCVKQKGFAVRILGEIEKLRLRVVNSSVLPFGDYIMDITVVAQMEDEFCTTAKDLVRNLRLAFQHFM, translated from the exons ATGGATGTCTCATCAGCCAAATGGTTAACAGAACTG GGAATAGAGGATCCCACCTTCATACATCAATATCAGATGCAGTCTTTTGGTAACCCAGTTGATCATGGCTTCAATTTTCAGTCTTTTTCCTCTGATAGCTACTCATCTTACCTATCTTTCAGTCCCAAAACCACACTCAGTTCAGCCGTCGAAAATTTTCAGACTGACATAGAGAGGACTGCAAAACAGTTGAAGACCAATAGTTGGGAGTCTTCCACCTCCAACCGTATCACTCCTAAAGCATCTTCATCTTCCTCCTCCCAACTGCTTTCTTTTGGGAACTCAAATTCACCTCTACCAACTGATGTCCAGAACTTCCATGAAAATCTAGACTGCACCGTGAAGCCAAAGGACGAAGCTGCATCTCACGGAAATATGAATTTCGCATCTGTGATTTCGAAGAGCTCATATGGGAACCAAAACCATGGCCATGGGACCAAGAGGGTTGGTACTCCAATAACTAGGAACCCTTTAAACAACCAGGATCATGTAATAGCTGAGAGAAAGCGCCGAGAAAAGCTTACCCAGCGGTTCATAGCTCTTTCAGCCATTGTTCCAGGCCTTAAAAAG ACGGACAAGGCTTCTGTCCTCGGAGATGCTATCAAGTACTTGAAACAGCTCCAAGAACGCGTGAAGACTCTCGAGGAACAAACGACAAAGAAAACAGTGGAATCAGTTGTCTCAGTGAAGAAATCTAAGCTCTCTGATAATGATCAGAACCCTGATAGCTTCTCCGACCAACCACTCCCTGAAATTGAAGCTAGAGTTTCAAACAAGGATGTGCTCATTAGAATCCACTGCGTGAAACAAAAGGGATTTGCTGTGAGAATACTTGGCGAAATCGAGAAGCTTCGTCTAAGAGTCGTCAATAGCAGTGTCTTACCGTTTGGGGATTACATTATGGATATCACTGTCGTTGCTCAG ATGGAAGATGAATTCTGCACGACTGCAAAGGACCTCGTCAGAAACCTCCGACTTGCCTTTCAACACTTCATGTGA